A genomic window from Providencia alcalifaciens includes:
- the rbsR gene encoding ribose operon transcriptional repressor RbsR yields MATMKDVARLAGVSTSTVSHVINQNRYVSESVTSRVKSAIEQLNYAPSALARSLKMNRTNTIGMLLTASNNPFYAEVVRGVERSCYELGYSLILCNTEGDFKRMDHSLETLLQKRVDGLLIMCTEVQGPSKAVFSRYPSVPTVMMDWSPFESAGDIIQDNSFLGGEIATRHLIDAGFTRIACIAGPQDKSPAQARYQGFLHAMKAASLNIHEEYIIFSDFEFSGGFDSMNKLLALPNPPDAIFAGNDAMAVGAYQAIYQKGMKVPDDISIIGYDDIALSSYMIPPLTTVHQPKDELGQQAVNQLIYRMDNPDAEPSVLVLTPKLVERQSVRKR; encoded by the coding sequence GTGGCAACAATGAAAGATGTTGCTCGCCTTGCTGGCGTGTCAACATCCACCGTCTCCCATGTTATCAACCAAAATCGCTATGTTAGCGAAAGCGTCACTTCACGGGTAAAAAGTGCCATCGAACAACTCAACTATGCGCCATCGGCCTTAGCGAGGAGTTTGAAGATGAACCGCACCAATACCATCGGAATGTTACTGACCGCTAGTAACAACCCGTTTTATGCGGAAGTCGTGCGCGGTGTAGAACGTAGTTGCTACGAATTAGGCTACAGTTTGATCCTGTGTAACACCGAAGGGGATTTCAAGCGAATGGATCATAGCTTAGAAACCCTTCTGCAAAAGCGCGTCGATGGGCTTTTGATTATGTGCACCGAGGTGCAGGGACCATCCAAAGCCGTATTTTCCCGTTATCCATCCGTTCCTACGGTGATGATGGACTGGTCTCCGTTTGAATCAGCTGGGGATATTATTCAGGATAACTCTTTCCTCGGCGGTGAAATTGCCACGCGTCATTTAATTGATGCAGGTTTTACTCGAATCGCCTGCATTGCGGGCCCTCAAGATAAATCCCCCGCACAAGCGCGTTACCAAGGTTTCCTTCATGCCATGAAGGCGGCATCCCTTAATATCCACGAAGAATACATTATCTTTAGTGATTTTGAGTTTTCTGGTGGTTTTGATTCGATGAATAAACTCTTGGCGTTACCGAATCCCCCTGATGCCATTTTTGCGGGGAATGACGCGATGGCGGTCGGTGCTTACCAAGCGATTTACCAGAAAGGCATGAAAGTGCCTGACGACATTTCCATTATTGGTTATGACGATATTGCGCTCTCTTCTTATATGATCCCACCACTCACCACTGTTCATCAGCCGAAAGATGAACTTGGTCAGCAAGCGGTTAACCAACTCATTTATCGAATGGATAACCCAGATGCGGAACCATCCGTTTTAGTCTTAACACCAAAATTAGTGGAACGCCAATCGGTGAGGAAACGCTAA
- the asnC gene encoding transcriptional regulator AsnC, which yields MPENYQIDNLDRDILHELMANARTPYAELAKKFSVSPGTIHVRVEKMKQAGIIKGTRIDISAKQLGFDVCCFIGIILKSAKDYHTALKKLDALEEVVEVYYTTGQYSIFIKVMCRSIDSLQDVLINKIQTIDEIQSTETLISLQNPIMRTITP from the coding sequence ATGCCAGAAAATTATCAAATCGATAATCTCGATCGTGACATACTTCACGAATTAATGGCCAATGCACGTACACCTTATGCAGAACTTGCCAAAAAATTCTCGGTCAGTCCCGGAACTATTCATGTGCGAGTGGAAAAAATGAAGCAGGCTGGGATCATAAAAGGAACCCGTATCGATATTAGCGCAAAACAGTTAGGTTTTGATGTCTGCTGCTTTATAGGGATCATTTTAAAAAGTGCCAAGGATTATCATACCGCCCTCAAAAAGTTGGATGCTTTAGAGGAAGTGGTAGAGGTTTACTATACAACAGGCCAATACAGTATCTTTATTAAAGTAATGTGCCGCTCGATAGATTCTCTTCAAGATGTACTTATCAACAAAATTCAGACTATCGATGAAATACAATCAACCGAAACGCTGATCTCCTTACAGAACCCGATCATGCGAACGATCACCCCGTAG
- the viaA gene encoding ATPase RavA stimulator ViaA has product MMSLATLELLLSVNESQLIEEIIISLLATPQLAVFFEKHPRLKKALLKDLSSWKKDLKQKLQDALVPQQLSEEFGLYQKSLGIPTDTFFTQLPDVIARLEQLDSPFYREALQLQKGKIENRSARQSLIVQRWRISLILQVTTLHKELLEQEKEQLLAELQRRLALSGNLEDILGENERSSGRLWDLSKGFSNPASYNDQLIARYSDFLRQQPELEKIAQLLGRSQSAKSILDDNVILEPMTVMEKVPETVPEQVNGLNQSDDILRLLPAELAMLGLEDIEFEFYRKLLEKQLITYRLQGESWQERKVLRPVTHHQHEEQPRGPFVVCIDTSGSMGGINERCAKAFCLALMKIALADNRACHIMLFSTEIVHYDLLSADGLEQCMRFLHQTFRGGTDLAACLQETTVKLESKQWSDADAVVISDFVAQRLPDELIHKIKSLQKIGKYRFHAVSVSNYGKPGIMKIFDHIWRFDTGLKSRLLRRFNR; this is encoded by the coding sequence ATGATGAGCTTAGCGACCCTCGAATTATTGCTTTCGGTGAATGAAAGCCAGCTAATTGAAGAGATTATTATTTCTCTTCTCGCCACCCCACAGCTGGCAGTTTTCTTTGAAAAACATCCTCGATTAAAAAAGGCGCTATTAAAAGATCTCTCCAGCTGGAAAAAAGATCTGAAACAGAAGCTGCAAGATGCGTTAGTTCCTCAGCAGCTTTCTGAAGAGTTTGGGCTATATCAGAAGTCACTCGGTATTCCCACTGATACATTTTTCACCCAATTGCCTGACGTGATAGCACGGCTCGAGCAATTAGATTCCCCGTTTTACCGTGAAGCCTTGCAACTGCAAAAGGGAAAAATTGAAAATCGCAGTGCGCGGCAATCTTTGATTGTTCAGCGTTGGCGTATTAGCTTGATTTTGCAGGTGACTACATTACATAAAGAACTCTTAGAGCAAGAAAAAGAGCAACTACTGGCGGAATTACAGCGCCGTTTAGCGCTGAGCGGGAATCTTGAGGATATCCTAGGGGAAAATGAGCGCTCTTCTGGGCGATTATGGGATCTGAGTAAAGGGTTTAGTAACCCAGCGTCTTATAATGATCAATTAATCGCTCGCTACAGTGATTTTTTGCGCCAGCAACCCGAGCTGGAAAAAATTGCTCAATTATTGGGGCGTAGCCAATCTGCCAAATCTATTCTTGATGACAATGTGATCCTTGAGCCGATGACGGTGATGGAAAAAGTTCCTGAAACCGTACCTGAGCAAGTGAATGGCTTAAACCAGAGTGACGATATTCTACGGTTATTACCGGCTGAGCTTGCGATGTTAGGGCTCGAAGATATTGAATTCGAGTTCTACCGCAAGTTATTAGAGAAGCAGCTTATTACCTATCGCTTACAAGGGGAAAGCTGGCAAGAACGCAAAGTTTTACGCCCAGTGACCCATCATCAACATGAAGAGCAGCCCAGAGGGCCATTTGTAGTATGTATCGATACTTCAGGTTCCATGGGTGGGATCAATGAACGCTGTGCAAAAGCATTCTGTCTCGCCTTAATGAAAATTGCACTGGCAGATAACCGTGCTTGCCATATCATGCTGTTTTCTACCGAAATTGTTCATTATGACCTTCTTTCTGCGGATGGCTTAGAACAGTGCATGCGCTTCTTGCATCAAACATTCCGAGGTGGAACCGACTTAGCAGCATGTTTGCAAGAAACAACGGTAAAATTGGAGTCAAAACAGTGGAGTGATGCCGATGCGGTTGTTATTTCGGACTTTGTGGCTCAACGCTTACCGGATGAGTTAATTCACAAAATTAAATCCCTTCAGAAGATTGGTAAATACCGCTTCCATGCGGTATCCGTCTCAAATTATGGGAAGCCCGGTATCATGAAGATATTTGATCATATCTGGCGCTTTGATACAGGGCTGAAAAGCCGACTACTGCGCCGTTTTAATCGCTAA
- the rbsD gene encoding D-ribose pyranase, translated as MKKGMLLNSNIASVIAKLGHTDHITLGDAGLPIPASAERIDLAVTQGLPDFMSVLRVITQEMQVEKAILAQEISKINPQMEKAILGHLHELEAEQGNHIEVIYCSHEHFKQRTHESKAVIRTGECSPYANIILCSGVTF; from the coding sequence ATGAAGAAAGGTATGTTGCTTAACTCAAATATTGCTTCCGTGATTGCAAAACTCGGTCACACCGACCATATCACGCTGGGAGATGCCGGCTTACCTATTCCTGCCAGCGCTGAACGTATCGACCTAGCGGTAACGCAAGGACTGCCGGATTTTATGTCTGTTTTGCGGGTGATCACCCAAGAAATGCAGGTAGAAAAAGCGATACTTGCTCAAGAAATCAGCAAAATAAATCCGCAAATGGAAAAAGCCATTTTAGGTCATCTTCATGAATTGGAAGCGGAGCAGGGAAATCACATTGAAGTCATCTATTGCAGTCATGAACATTTCAAGCAACGCACTCATGAAAGCAAAGCCGTGATCCGAACAGGGGAATGTTCACCATACGCTAATATCATTCTTTGTTCTGGTGTGACTTTCTGA
- the mioC gene encoding FMN-binding protein MioC encodes MSVTKVTLISGSTMGSAEYVAEHMAEILEELGYETDIQHGPELDDLPLEGLWLVVSSTHGAGDLPENIQPLAQAIQSQSPDLSKIKYGAVGIGSSEYDTFCGAIHTLDTLLQDHGAKRIGDCFEIDVQQHEIPEDPAGVWVKIWANEL; translated from the coding sequence ATGAGCGTAACAAAAGTAACCTTAATTAGTGGCAGTACCATGGGCAGTGCCGAATATGTTGCAGAGCATATGGCAGAGATTTTAGAAGAACTCGGCTATGAAACAGATATACAGCACGGCCCTGAACTGGATGACTTACCACTAGAAGGGTTATGGCTGGTGGTGAGCTCAACACACGGCGCAGGGGATCTTCCCGAAAATATCCAACCTTTAGCACAAGCAATCCAATCTCAGTCACCAGACCTAAGCAAGATCAAGTATGGGGCGGTGGGGATTGGCAGTTCGGAATATGATACTTTTTGTGGTGCGATCCATACTCTTGATACCTTATTACAGGATCATGGTGCAAAAAGGATCGGTGACTGCTTCGAAATTGATGTGCAGCAACACGAAATTCCTGAAGATCCCGCAGGTGTTTGGGTTAAAATTTGGGCAAACGAACTCTGA
- the rbsB gene encoding ribose ABC transporter substrate-binding protein RbsB codes for MKLNKLATLFTAFALTATVSVNAMAKESIALVISTLNNPFFVTMKDAAQKEADKLGYELIVLDSQDNPAKELANVQDLTVRGTKLMLINPTDSDAVGNSILMANKAKIPVITLDRAANKGEVVSHVASDNRMGGKMAADFIAKKTGNDAKVIQLEGISGTSAARERGEGFNTGAKEHKFNVLASQPADFDRTKGLNVMQNLLTAHPAVQAVFAQNDEMALGALRALQTAGRDDVLVVGFDGTNDGIKAVQGGKLGATIAQRPDQIGIVGVQIADKVLKGEKVEATVPVELELVVKQ; via the coding sequence ATGAAACTGAACAAATTAGCGACTTTATTTACCGCTTTTGCACTAACAGCAACCGTCAGTGTGAACGCGATGGCCAAAGAGAGCATCGCGCTGGTTATTTCAACCCTGAACAACCCATTCTTTGTAACCATGAAAGATGCGGCACAAAAAGAAGCGGACAAGCTGGGTTATGAACTGATTGTTTTGGATTCTCAAGATAACCCAGCGAAAGAGTTAGCGAACGTCCAAGATTTAACGGTTCGTGGCACCAAATTAATGCTGATCAACCCAACTGACTCTGATGCCGTGGGTAACTCTATCTTGATGGCAAACAAAGCGAAAATCCCAGTGATCACCTTAGACCGCGCCGCTAACAAAGGTGAAGTGGTGAGCCATGTTGCCTCTGATAACCGCATGGGCGGAAAAATGGCAGCAGACTTTATCGCCAAAAAAACGGGCAATGATGCCAAAGTTATTCAATTAGAAGGAATTTCTGGAACTTCTGCTGCTCGTGAACGTGGTGAAGGTTTCAATACTGGTGCGAAAGAGCATAAATTCAATGTATTAGCGAGCCAGCCCGCAGATTTCGACAGAACGAAAGGCTTGAACGTTATGCAAAACTTACTGACTGCCCATCCTGCTGTTCAGGCTGTTTTTGCTCAAAACGATGAAATGGCATTAGGTGCGTTAAGAGCATTACAAACTGCCGGTCGTGATGATGTTTTAGTGGTGGGTTTTGATGGTACAAATGATGGTATCAAAGCAGTTCAAGGTGGAAAATTAGGCGCGACAATTGCTCAACGCCCAGATCAAATTGGTATTGTTGGGGTTCAGATCGCAGATAAAGTATTAAAAGGCGAGAAAGTCGAAGCAACAGTTCCCGTTGAATTAGAACTCGTGGTAAAACAGTAA
- the rbsK gene encoding ribokinase yields MAAAKLVVLGSINVDHILNVQQFPQPGETVRGDSYQVAFGGKGANQAVAAGRSGADITFIACVGDDDVGISIKKQLQKDTIKIDCIDSVEGETTGVALIYVNGQGENIIGINAGANGHLSTERLAEYQQKIIDADALLMQLESPIETVQMAAKIARQHQTQVILNPAPAQALPDSLLSLVDVITPNETEAEHLTGIAVNDEDGAQKAAQALHLKGINKVMITLGARGVWYSESGKQGKIIPGFKVKAVDTIAAGDTFNGAYVTALLEGQSDEDAIVFAHAAAAIAVTRPGAQPSVPWRNEIDQFLLR; encoded by the coding sequence ATGGCAGCAGCTAAACTGGTTGTTTTAGGTAGTATCAACGTTGACCACATTCTTAATGTGCAACAGTTTCCCCAGCCAGGCGAAACAGTAAGAGGTGATAGTTACCAAGTTGCTTTCGGCGGTAAAGGTGCTAACCAAGCGGTAGCCGCAGGTCGTAGTGGCGCTGATATTACATTTATTGCTTGTGTTGGTGATGATGATGTTGGCATCAGCATCAAAAAACAACTGCAAAAAGATACCATTAAGATTGATTGTATTGATTCAGTTGAGGGCGAAACAACGGGTGTTGCACTGATTTATGTAAACGGGCAAGGCGAAAATATTATTGGGATTAATGCTGGGGCTAATGGCCATCTCTCCACAGAGCGACTAGCAGAGTACCAGCAAAAAATTATCGACGCTGATGCGCTATTGATGCAGCTTGAATCCCCGATTGAAACTGTCCAAATGGCGGCTAAGATTGCGCGTCAACATCAAACCCAAGTGATCTTAAACCCAGCGCCTGCACAAGCGTTGCCTGATTCGCTACTGTCGCTGGTGGATGTGATCACGCCAAATGAAACGGAAGCGGAGCATTTAACGGGCATCGCGGTTAATGATGAAGACGGCGCACAAAAAGCGGCGCAAGCACTGCATCTAAAAGGCATTAATAAAGTGATGATTACATTGGGTGCCAGAGGGGTTTGGTACAGTGAATCTGGCAAGCAAGGCAAAATAATTCCTGGCTTTAAAGTGAAAGCGGTGGACACCATTGCAGCAGGTGATACATTCAATGGGGCGTATGTAACTGCGCTACTTGAAGGTCAGTCCGATGAAGATGCTATTGTCTTTGCCCATGCGGCGGCTGCAATTGCAGTGACGCGTCCCGGCGCACAACCTTCAGTTCCATGGCGTAATGAAATAGACCAGTTTCTTCTTCGATAG
- the rbsC gene encoding ribose ABC transporter permease, with protein MSSTTAPSKRYFSKAWLMEQKSLIALLVLIAIVSTLSPNFFTVNNLFNILQQTSVNAIMAVGMTLVILTSGIDLSVGSLLALTGAVAASMVGAEVNAFVAVAGALALGAAIGACTGVIVAKGKVQAFIATLVMMLLLRGVTRVYTDGSPINTGFSDNADLFGWFGIGRPLGIPTPVWLMVIVFAAAWYMLHHTRLGRYIYALGGNESATRLSGINVDKIKIIVYSLCGLLAALASVIEVARLSSAQPMAGNGYELDAIAAVVLGGTSLAGGKGRIVGTLIGALILGFLNNGLNLLGISSNYQMIVKAVVILLAVLVDNKK; from the coding sequence ATGAGTTCAACAACCGCACCATCAAAACGCTACTTCAGCAAAGCATGGCTAATGGAGCAAAAATCCTTAATCGCCCTATTAGTATTAATTGCGATTGTTTCAACCTTAAGTCCCAACTTTTTTACGGTCAACAACCTGTTTAATATCCTGCAACAGACTTCTGTTAACGCGATTATGGCGGTGGGAATGACGTTAGTGATTCTGACCTCAGGCATTGATTTATCTGTGGGATCACTGTTGGCATTAACAGGCGCAGTGGCCGCATCGATGGTCGGTGCTGAAGTAAATGCCTTTGTTGCTGTCGCAGGAGCATTAGCGCTCGGTGCTGCAATTGGGGCATGCACAGGGGTGATTGTCGCAAAAGGTAAAGTTCAAGCTTTTATCGCCACATTGGTCATGATGTTATTACTGCGAGGTGTAACCCGTGTTTATACCGATGGTAGCCCAATCAATACGGGCTTTAGTGACAATGCAGACCTATTTGGCTGGTTTGGTATCGGTCGCCCATTAGGTATTCCTACCCCTGTATGGTTAATGGTTATTGTGTTTGCTGCGGCATGGTACATGCTACACCACACTCGTTTAGGTCGTTATATCTATGCGTTAGGCGGAAATGAATCAGCGACCCGCCTATCCGGTATTAATGTCGATAAAATTAAAATTATCGTTTACTCCCTGTGTGGTTTATTAGCAGCGCTGGCGAGTGTGATTGAAGTTGCACGTTTATCTTCAGCTCAGCCAATGGCAGGTAACGGTTATGAACTGGATGCCATTGCCGCGGTTGTATTGGGGGGCACAAGCCTCGCTGGTGGTAAAGGGCGCATAGTTGGTACGCTGATTGGTGCGCTGATCCTTGGTTTCTTAAACAATGGTTTGAACTTATTAGGTATTTCCTCGAACTACCAAATGATCGTAAAAGCTGTTGTGATTTTATTAGCTGTACTTGTTGATAACAAAAAATAG
- the rbsA gene encoding ribose ABC transporter ATP-binding protein RbsA — translation MQPLLELIGIDKAFPGVKALSGAALKVYPGRVMALVGENGAGKSTMMKVLTGIYNKDAGAIRYLGKEVAFNGPKSSQEAGIGIIHQELNLIPELTIAENIFLGREFVNKFGKIDWKKMFSESDKLLQRLNLDYDSHQTIAELSIGEQQMVEIAKVLSFQSQVIIMDEPTDALTDTETASLFRVIEDLKSQGCGIVYISHRLKEIFEICDDVTVFRDGQFIGEKPVSELEEEKLIEMMVGRKLEDQYPRVDVPVGDIRLQVENVSGPGVTNASFTLKSGEILGVSGLMGAGRTELMKIIYGAAPKKSGNIQLEGKNVTLKTPQDGLHNGIVYISEDRKRDGLVLGMSVKENMSLTALGYFSHFGGTLKHGEEQMTVGDFIRLFNIKTPSMDQIIGNLSGGNQQKVAIARGLMTRPKVLILDEPTRGVDVGAKKEIYQLINQFKKEGLSIILVSSEMPEVIGMSDRILVMHEGHISGEFSAKEATQEALMAAAVGKNYGSVQELTA, via the coding sequence ATGCAACCTTTATTAGAACTTATCGGCATTGATAAAGCCTTTCCCGGTGTAAAAGCCCTCTCGGGAGCCGCCTTAAAAGTCTACCCTGGTCGAGTCATGGCGCTGGTAGGGGAAAATGGTGCGGGTAAATCCACCATGATGAAAGTGCTCACAGGGATCTACAACAAAGACGCGGGAGCGATCCGTTACCTTGGCAAAGAAGTGGCGTTTAATGGTCCGAAAAGTTCCCAAGAGGCGGGGATCGGGATCATTCACCAAGAACTGAATTTAATTCCCGAGCTCACCATCGCTGAAAACATCTTTTTAGGTCGCGAATTTGTGAATAAATTCGGCAAAATCGACTGGAAAAAAATGTTCAGTGAATCAGACAAACTCCTTCAGCGATTAAACCTTGATTACGATAGCCACCAAACTATTGCCGAATTATCCATCGGTGAACAACAAATGGTGGAAATTGCCAAAGTTCTCAGCTTTCAGTCTCAAGTCATCATTATGGATGAACCGACGGACGCACTGACCGATACCGAAACTGCCTCACTCTTTCGTGTGATTGAAGATTTAAAATCCCAAGGCTGCGGCATTGTGTATATCTCTCATCGTTTAAAAGAAATCTTCGAAATTTGCGATGATGTGACCGTTTTTCGTGATGGTCAGTTTATTGGTGAAAAGCCGGTCAGTGAATTAGAAGAAGAAAAGCTGATTGAGATGATGGTAGGACGTAAACTGGAAGACCAATATCCGCGAGTCGATGTACCTGTTGGCGATATTCGTCTTCAAGTTGAAAATGTTTCTGGCCCCGGTGTAACCAATGCCAGTTTCACGCTAAAAAGCGGTGAAATTCTAGGTGTTTCAGGTTTGATGGGGGCTGGACGTACGGAATTGATGAAAATCATCTACGGTGCGGCCCCAAAAAAATCTGGCAATATCCAATTAGAAGGTAAAAACGTCACCTTAAAAACCCCGCAAGATGGTTTGCATAACGGTATCGTTTATATTTCGGAAGACCGTAAACGCGATGGTTTAGTACTGGGGATGTCAGTAAAAGAAAATATGTCCTTAACCGCATTAGGTTACTTCAGCCACTTTGGCGGCACATTAAAACATGGTGAAGAGCAAATGACCGTGGGGGATTTTATCCGCTTATTTAATATTAAAACCCCATCCATGGACCAAATTATTGGCAACTTATCTGGTGGTAACCAGCAAAAAGTGGCGATTGCCCGTGGATTAATGACGCGACCGAAAGTGCTTATCCTTGATGAGCCAACCCGTGGTGTCGACGTTGGGGCAAAAAAAGAAATTTACCAACTAATCAACCAATTTAAAAAAGAAGGGCTGAGTATCATCCTTGTATCTTCAGAAATGCCTGAAGTGATTGGGATGAGTGATCGCATTTTGGTTATGCATGAAGGGCATATCAGCGGCGAATTCTCTGCCAAAGAAGCAACGCAGGAAGCCTTAATGGCGGCCGCAGTCGGTAAAAATTACGGCTCAGTTCAGGAGTTAACAGCATGA
- the ravA gene encoding ATPase RavA codes for MQLAERIAQLSNYLEGGLYERQQAIRLCLLATLSGESVFLLGPPGIAKSLIARRMKYAFRQANAFEYLMTRFSTPEEIFGPLSIQALKDEGRYERLTKGYLPDAEVVFLDEIWKAGPAILNTLLTAINERKFRNGDEEKNIPMRLLVTASNELPDADNSLEALFDRMLLRIWLDKVQEKQNFRALLTGKSQQEENLVPDHLKISEEEYREWQKEIPKVSLPDHCFELIYQLRQQIDATEKNLYVSDRRWKKAVYLLQASAFFNGRSSVSPLDIVLLKDCLWHDMQSMNLLPQLIKSLVQEDGWQQRKFTREIEQVYQQWMSSTQDQNNQDAFKVLKNNAMFARKASYVLPDNISEGRVTLFLHRPLQLHNMKVTFITTEKKSLVNFLNKGTTLSAYLNGIGFAQELAAEVNNLNQIQLLDVSHQASTLYLQDKNPTAASTTNNKEWLDKLDAIQNEIQGAKYQFEKQQPNLFIEAHWLADVEESFIKLSDKLTQLRQQIMGKVANSL; via the coding sequence ATGCAATTAGCAGAACGGATAGCCCAATTAAGCAACTACCTTGAAGGTGGTTTGTATGAACGTCAGCAAGCTATTCGGTTGTGTTTGCTCGCCACGCTGAGTGGGGAAAGTGTGTTCTTGCTGGGACCTCCAGGGATAGCGAAAAGCTTAATTGCCCGACGCATGAAATATGCCTTCCGCCAAGCGAATGCGTTTGAATATTTAATGACGCGCTTTTCTACCCCCGAAGAAATTTTTGGACCGCTTTCCATTCAAGCCTTAAAAGATGAAGGGCGTTATGAGCGTTTAACCAAAGGATACCTGCCCGATGCGGAAGTGGTGTTTTTGGATGAGATTTGGAAAGCGGGTCCTGCCATCTTAAATACCTTACTAACCGCCATTAATGAGCGCAAATTCCGTAATGGGGATGAAGAGAAAAATATCCCAATGCGCTTGCTGGTCACGGCATCCAACGAGCTACCCGATGCGGATAATAGCCTTGAAGCGCTATTTGATAGGATGCTGCTACGAATTTGGCTAGACAAAGTGCAAGAGAAGCAAAATTTCCGCGCTCTACTGACTGGCAAATCTCAGCAAGAAGAGAATTTGGTTCCTGATCACCTAAAAATCAGTGAAGAAGAGTATCGTGAGTGGCAAAAAGAAATTCCCAAGGTTTCGCTGCCCGATCACTGTTTTGAATTAATTTACCAATTACGCCAACAAATTGATGCCACAGAGAAAAATTTGTATGTCTCTGATAGACGTTGGAAAAAAGCCGTTTATTTATTGCAGGCTAGCGCATTCTTTAATGGTCGAAGCTCCGTTTCTCCGTTGGATATTGTGCTGCTCAAAGATTGCCTATGGCACGATATGCAGTCAATGAACTTACTGCCGCAATTGATCAAGTCATTAGTACAAGAAGATGGTTGGCAACAGCGCAAATTCACGCGGGAAATTGAGCAGGTTTACCAACAGTGGATGTCATCCACCCAAGATCAAAATAACCAAGATGCGTTTAAGGTTTTAAAAAATAACGCGATGTTTGCGCGAAAAGCCTCTTATGTATTGCCTGATAATATTAGCGAAGGGCGTGTAACCCTATTTTTGCATCGCCCATTACAGCTACATAATATGAAAGTGACCTTTATTACCACCGAGAAAAAATCACTGGTAAATTTCCTTAATAAAGGCACCACCTTATCAGCTTATCTTAATGGGATTGGTTTCGCGCAAGAGCTAGCCGCTGAAGTGAATAATTTAAATCAGATCCAACTGCTAGATGTTAGCCATCAAGCATCAACCTTATATTTACAAGATAAAAACCCTACAGCGGCGTCGACAACCAATAATAAAGAGTGGCTAGATAAGCTTGATGCCATCCAAAACGAGATCCAAGGGGCAAAATACCAGTTTGAGAAGCAGCAACCTAACCTGTTTATCGAAGCACATTGGCTCGCGGATGTTGAAGAGAGCTTTATTAAGCTCAGCGATAAATTGACCCAGCTTCGCCAGCAGATCATGGGGAAAGTGGCTAATTCATTATGA
- the asnA gene encoding aspartate--ammonia ligase — MDKSFIEHQQQISFVKSYFSRLLEKELGLIEVQGPILSRLGDGTQDNLSGCEKAVQVKVKSIPGATFEVVHSLAKWKRKTLGRFGFSEGQGLYTHMKALRPDEDRLTPIHSVYVDQWDWEKVMADEDRTLPYLKQTVGKIYKAIKETEAAVSKEFGLAPFLPDQIHFIHSEELLKRYPDLDAKGRERAIAKELGAVFLIGIGGKLSSGESHDVRAPDYDDWTTENEDGFKGLNGDIIVWNPVLQDAFEISSMGIRVSPECLTRQLGLTGDEKRMELEWHQALVKGEMPQSIGGGIGQSRLVMLLLQRQHIGQVQCGVWSPEMTETVEDML; from the coding sequence ATGGACAAGTCATTTATCGAACATCAGCAACAAATCAGTTTTGTTAAATCCTATTTCTCACGTTTACTTGAAAAAGAGCTTGGCTTAATTGAAGTTCAAGGTCCTATCCTGAGCCGTTTAGGTGATGGTACACAAGATAACTTATCAGGCTGCGAAAAAGCCGTTCAAGTAAAAGTGAAATCAATTCCTGGTGCAACGTTTGAAGTGGTTCACTCTTTGGCTAAATGGAAACGCAAAACCTTAGGTCGTTTTGGTTTCAGCGAAGGTCAAGGTCTGTACACACACATGAAAGCGTTACGTCCGGACGAGGATCGCTTAACCCCAATCCACTCTGTCTATGTTGACCAGTGGGATTGGGAAAAAGTGATGGCAGATGAGGATCGTACGCTTCCTTATCTGAAGCAGACAGTGGGTAAAATCTATAAGGCAATAAAAGAAACAGAAGCTGCCGTAAGTAAAGAATTTGGACTGGCACCGTTCCTGCCAGACCAAATTCACTTTATCCACAGTGAAGAACTGCTAAAACGTTACCCTGACTTAGACGCAAAAGGCCGTGAACGTGCGATTGCGAAAGAATTGGGGGCGGTATTCTTAATCGGCATCGGCGGAAAACTATCAAGCGGTGAATCCCACGATGTGCGTGCACCAGACTACGATGACTGGACAACTGAAAACGAAGATGGATTCAAAGGCTTAAACGGTGACATCATTGTTTGGAACCCAGTATTACAAGATGCATTTGAAATCTCTTCAATGGGGATCCGTGTAAGTCCTGAATGCTTAACTCGCCAACTCGGATTAACGGGTGATGAAAAACGTATGGAGCTGGAATGGCACCAAGCGTTAGTCAAAGGTGAAATGCCACAGTCTATCGGTGGTGGTATTGGTCAATCTCGCTTAGTGATGTTACTGCTGCAACGCCAACATATCGGTCAAGTTCAGTGTGGTGTTTGGTCACCAGAAATGACTGAAACTGTTGAAGATATGCTGTAA